The Ictalurus punctatus breed USDA103 chromosome 15, Coco_2.0, whole genome shotgun sequence DNA window TATGTCAGTGGATTACACTGGACAGCACGGGAAAAAAAGAGTTCCGATTTCACTCCACATTTTCGGTccctgatttattttttcaggtttaaaggtgagtgtttgtgtttaaaggtggtGGACTAGACCAGGGGCTCTCAAACTTTTCCATGgcgaggccccccaaatggcattaacatttgactgaggccccccttttgcaagatgtctttaaaacacattaaaaatacagatttctgAATATTATccccacttttttttaatttttattaataattacatcttacctCTTTATatcacattacattaggaattgattgtgtgtgtgtgtgtgtgtgtgtgtgtgtgtgtgtgtgtgtgtgtgtgtgtgtgtgtgtgtgtgcgtgtgtggttgtctgagagtgagaatttatttttcacaccaaattgtagaggcccccgggcgccccctggcggcccccactttgaaaaccactggactAGACGATATTGAAAAACCCGACTCGGACGCTTCTACTCTAGAAAATTCTGCTGATCTCAGAGGCTTAATGACAGCTATGAAACAAAATGCTTGGAAGCTGATATGAAGTGTGTGCTCTGTGCAGGGATTTGGTGGAGAAACATTTCCAGGCCGACGTGGCGAGAAGACGACAGAACATCATGGCCGACCCACGTGTTGTTCGGTCTCTGCAGGTGTTACAGCAAGCTGAGCGTGTGACTCGCTGTCGAGCCACTCCGCCCCCTGTGCAGTGGTACCCCTGGCTGGGTCCCAGAGGATTCTTATCTGGAGTACTTATCACGCTCACCTTCGCTGCTGTGAGTTCCACTTTGTTCCTTTCGTTTACACAGTGgcctataaatacattttatgagGTGCTGAAATGCGCGTAAACAACGTTCACGCTAATCTGTTCATTTGAAGAAACGTGTTTACATGTACATTGATATTGTAGTTTTTGGTCCACCAGTTTCTATTACACAGATAAGTAACCTGGGTGCTTTATCTGTGAATTCTCATGCTCATGTAAAGAATTTGGGAGTGATGGGAGTTTTAAATTCGACGAACAAATCAATTCAGTGGTGAAGAGTGGCTTTTatcatccaaccatccatcttctacaccgcttatcctgcagggtcacggggaatctggagtctatcccagggagcatggggcacaaggcggggtacaccctggacagggtgccaatccatcgcagggcacaatcacatacacattcacacacacattcagacacgccaatcagcctaccatgcatgtctttggactgggggaggaaaccggagcacccggaggaaacccctgagaacatgcaaactccgcacatcTCAGATCCATTGCGAAATTGAAAGTGTTTTTATCAGTAAAGGATTTTGGAGACAGtaattcatgcttttatttatttgatttattctaGGCTGGATTATTGTAACTCACTGTACCTTGGTGTGGCTCAGTCCTCTTTATCCCACCTTCAATTGGTATAAAAGCTGCCAGGCTTCTTACAGGAACTAGAAAGAGGGAACGTATTTCTCCTGTTCTGGCTTCACGTCACTGATCGCCGGTCGAATACCGTGTTAAGTGTAAGCTTTTATTGTATGTGTATAAGGGGTTAAATGACCAGGCTCCACAATACATTACAGATCTTCTTCTCCGCCGGAAATGTTCTAGACCCTTAAGGCCTTCAAATAGGCCGATGAAGTTAAAATGTGAACGTGGCCTTTTCTGTTGCTGCTCCACGCCTGTGGAATGATTCGCCAGTACACGTTCGGTTGTCTTCTGGCGTCGATCGTTTTAAAACCTCGCTGAAGACATATCGTTTTTCTCTGGCATCTGGATCAGTGTAATCGTACgaatttgtgtattttattgtctTATTTTGTTAGATTGTACAGCACTTCGGTCAGCAGTGGCTGTTTTATATGTGCTTTAGAAATAAAAGTGCCTTGCCTTACACAGTAGCTACGGCAACCTGaaatactttctttctttcgtttatttggttgttttttaaatgtatttattttgtgtttatttatttatttgttaggGTTTGTGGGCCCATCTGTTTGTCACATTTCAAATCCACGTTTTGAGGCTTCATCACCGTCGATCCGTTTCAGATGTTTTGGGAACATTGCCAAGATGGCCGCCGAGTGGACAGACTTTACTCAAAGGGACTTTGATGCCGCTGAGCCTACAGAATGTTATTAGGGCagaaaagatatatttttaataagaaCAGCGAGGAAAAACATTCCCATAGTGATCTATAGTCATCTTTACCTCAATTCAGCAAATAATCAAGCATTTAGCTTAACTTACATTAACAACATGTCTATTATTATCTCTTCTCTcaagggttctcaaactttccGCAGGCAGGGATCTCTTTAAAAACTGTGGAATAAATTCCACTGTATAGATTTATTTCACgaggaaattattatttaaaatttgtcAAATAACAGTTTGTCTGTTAGAGCTATAGAGTTttctattcctgaactttccatcAATATACACATTACATCTGAGTTgactttggtgcttggacccctaaatatAGTAGCTTTGATAATGTgagttgtgatttccaccactggagcaaaaaatttaaatcactGACCTCCTGGCTATGGTTCATGAACCTCACTTGGAGACCTAGTGTCTGATCAGTCATCGATGTCTGCTAGCACGAGAACAAGATTTTTGGTAAGCAATGTCGTGCAGAATTTGCTTCGAAGGACTTTGGTGGGCTCGATAGTTAAGGGTCGTGGTTGTtgttgatcagaaggtcagaggttcaagccccagtactgccaagctgccgtTGTTTGGGCCTTGAGCAAGTTCCTTAATGTTCTGAGCTGCAGGagtgctgtatcatgtctgacccagCTTCCTGACAACCTGGGATATATGAAGAGAAGAAGCTCACTGTACTGTaggtgacaaataaaggcttctctTTCTATATAAACTCATTAAAATGTattgaaactgaaaacaaagaCTTGTGATTAGCTGGTTGAACTTGAACACACTCTTTCTTCCATTTCTCTGTAGTAGAAGAGTTCCAggaaatgtttgtgtgtttgactGGAATGTGAAAATATCTGTCATGGTGGAaaaatttctgcatgtttttcttttttttttttttttactaaccccGCAAGATAAGATGAATGCGAtgataacgtgtgtgtgtgtgtgtgtgtgtgtgtgtgaatgctagGTGGTGTTTCTGGTGTATCATTGGCGTGCAGGGGACATGAAGGTGGAGCGTTTGGTGAAGAAGCCGCTCGGAGCGTGGACGCCTGATGAGGTGGCCATGTGGATGGAGAACCTGGGGGCGTGGACATCTCCTTACAGACACATCTTCTTCAAGGAGCAGGTCAATGGCAGGTAAATACAGGTGCTGCAGTAACCCTCCATGATGAGGTATCTATTTAGCTAAAGTAGCTAGTCAATGCTAGTGATGAactgttgtcatggtaacattaTATTCCGGCTGATGTTACATGAATCACTGAGAAGTCGAGACTCTGACACTGAAATCCCACTCGACCTGGGATTAATGTGAGCTAGTTCACGAGCATCTAGCTAATGTAAGGCTGTTAGGCATGGCAGGAAGGCATACAAGTGTTTTTgtgatttgcatattcatgtatattcatACACCCTTGCATTTCTAATGAGGATAAATGTATAGAGGTGTTTCTAGACCATTTTAGGTTACTTGGGCTTTGAAAaacacagtaaatataaatgaatgaatgaatttggtgtgtgtgtgtgtgtgtgtgtgtgtgtgtgtgtgtgtgtaaggttgTTAAATGCACTAGGAGAACAGGATATGTTGAAGCCTCCATATGGAATAGAGAACGAGCTCCACAGACGTGCGTTGCTAAAAGAAGTTCTCCTTGTGCAGGAACTCGGCTTCAAGCGACCACAAAATCTCTGGGAGTACAAggtacacaacacacacacacacacacacacacacacaaacaaacaaacaaacagatttagCAGTGTTTCTGTATGAAAAGTGGTGTATTACGTATTACTTTATTTCTTCGGAAGATGAATGCTTACAGAGCTTACCCTCCCGggtatggtgaagttttctgaaaGGAGAAATATAACATTTCCCCCATTCGGTCTTGCGAATTCTCACCCACTCACACCCTAACTCTCCCCATCACacgacagctaccaactggggagGGCGGGGCTAGCACGTGTTTCCTCCGAGACGTGTGAAGCCAACCTCTGCATCTTTTTTAAAGCTCGTGCTGAGTCACAGGGCAGCgaggcagcgtaacacactccgAAGAAAAGctctatctgccctcttctgtgtacatgagctcacagacatcAGTAATTGTCTAGTGTCgatttgattgacaggggagagagagtatgcccctcccacccagacagcacagCCATTTTTGCTCTCCTGCCTCCCGGCCAcgtttcatcatcatcatcagttttTCCATCTTGCGATCTTAAGACGATAGGACAGAACACTTTTCTCTTGTGctactaacttgtttcatggacattaaatgtaactataaatggataaataatatgagattttgttctttaatgaataaaagagTGCagttgttggcaaattgctataGTACAAAAGGTCTTAGGACGTGATGATATAGGAATACAATCAACTTTGGCACTGTGACAGTAACTCCACTCAGTAATTTActataacaacacacacacacacacacacacacactgtttatttattacataatatCTCTTGTGTCTCTGTCCTCTCTGAAGGCAGTAAATGGAGGGAAGTCTTTATTTCTCCTTTTCACCATGACCGACTCTCCACGTCTCACCATCCTCTACATGTACTTCTTTGATTATTACGACTCGTTCCTGCCTTTCATTCATGTCAGCTGTCCATCAGCGCAGAAGAATAGTTCAGGAGACGACCTGCCCTTTAGGAACCtggtatgtgtttgtatgtgtgtttgaatgaatgaatgaatgccttttattgtcactatacacatgtacaatgaaattaagattgtgtgtgtgtgtttctttgctGTTCtttaatatctctctctctctctctctctctctctctctgcgcccCTCACCTCAGGACAGCCCTGATTGGAGACAGTGGTTGTCGTTTACGGTGCAGTTCTGCCTCCTGCCCTATCAGCTGATTTATGACTTCGTGTGGGATTGGCAGGATGTTCACTACTGGACATCACGCATCATCATGTGGCACTGTTTTACACTCACGTTGCGAGAAGGTCAAATACTGTGGCGTCTCCGAAGCCACATTCACCTCAGGTCAGAAAAAAAGTCTGAAGTTTGTTTCTTTAGTTTAGCACTGATGCTCACAAGGAACGTTTATATTCTCCAGTTTTGTTTAGTGTTTTCTTTATCATTTTGTTCCTTATTACAATGAAGGAACATCTGTATACATCTGTAAAACCCCAAGACACATTAAAATGTCTCTGCGGTGAGGTAGAGGATGTAGTGTTTTGTACAATGAGTTCatattttcctctctctctctctctctctctctctctctctgtgaattACAGGACGATTCTGACCATGTTCTTCTGCCATGTGTGTATCATAGGAGCGACCTGTTTCACCGGGCTgcttttctggaacattctgCATCAGTTTTTTTGGGATTGTTTGTTCTACTGGGCTCTTTACTTCCTCCCCTTAGGCAGTACAATCATGGTTCTGTGTCCCTTTATAAGAGAACTGTGTCCGAATTTATATAATCAACAATAGCAcacctgcacacaaacacatacacacacagtatggtgAATGAGCAGTGTTAAATTAACTTCTCCAGAAATTTATATTAGGAGAAATATTAAGATAAATGATTTGTACATTTACTGTCTTCAAAAGATCACGTGTTTAATATAATGCTTGTATTATGTATgattttcatcattttattacgtaatatattttctaaaaagGGTTAGATTTTTAAGTTTGGGTTTTATTTCTTCTATTTATGAATGTCCTGTAAATTGTCTTACTACGAATAAAGatcgtgtttatatatttctgtcgtgtttatatatttctgtaaagctgctttgagacaatgtctattgtaaaaagcgctatacaaataaaattgaattgaattaaagataaagtgtataaagttttatttttacccaGTCCTGACTGTGTTGTGCTGTCATTAAAtcataatatttacaatgtGCCCCAAAAATACGAATGAGCAGTAGCGTCaataaaacatgaaactaaattaaataattatatttttgacTTTACGATAGTAAAATTCGCATTTCCGGGGTTTTTGTGTCGCCGCTGTGACGTCGGGACTTTAAACCCAATCATCGTGCTGCTTCACAGTGAAACAAACCAATCATAAAGCAGGGGACGGGATGTTTCAAGACTTGCGGTGTCATGATTGACTTATCAATTATCAAATCAAGATGGCACGTTCCTTGCGAGTACGACCTAACAGCCAATCATAATgcaggaggcgggattcaaGTGGAATGcggtttaaacacacacacacacacacacacacacacacacagctgaactCGTCAACACAAACATGGCAGCCGGAATGGAGCTCGCACCGTTCAGACAGTGGGGAGATTTTTTCCCCGGAGCGGATAGATTTGCTAAACCAGACATGAAAGATTTAACTAAATGGAACAACAGAGTGATAAGCAACCTGCTTTATTTCCAGACCAATTATTTTGCCGTGGTCATTGTGGTTTTCCTCCTTGTTGGGTACGTATGAAGcgaagctaagctaagctaagctaagctaatacAGGTTATGTCGTGTATTAGTATAGGAGTAGATtattcactctgtgtgtgttttctttcattaaCAGTGCtgtataaatctaaataaatgtgCCATCTCTCTGAGTCCATCCATGCAGTAAACAGCCgcatttaatgtaataataataataataataataataataataataatatccagCATTAAAACTTCATTACTGTGGTTTAGAATTAagacctttatttatttgtaattgcaGTGATGTCAGAAGGAAGAAGGATAATATTTAGTCAATTTTAGATGCTTTAATGTGGTTTTGAGGACAGATTTTTTCACTGCATTGTCCTCATTAatactgaatatactttatttaattgagagaaagcgagagagagcaaaGTATTTATTAAGAGTTCAGAAAGAATGTCTTCAGAGCTCATTTCTGAAAATCCCACTGATGGTTATATTTTTTACGTGTCCAAGAATAGAAAGTTGTTGATATGGGGTTGTGTAATAATAGTGTGGTGTGTATGATGTCCAAGACCTTGAGAAATAGCGTctgatcagatcagatcagatcgaCCAACACGTGTTTAAAGAGTCATTTATTCCTGAACTTGCTGTGTCCATTTATACTGCCAGCTAATTCAGATTGTTTGCTGATTTCTGATGCGGATCGGATATGGTTGCTGGAGTGTAAACACCTCAGATTGgatatttttccccccacgtCTAACCACAAGCCACGTTCAAATGAGGTTCTAGATCTGAATCATATCTGATATCTGGTCGTTCCGGTTGGATCCACACGCTCACGTATGAAGTTACCGTCCATGTTACGGGACACTTTTTTGGGTCCTAAAGATACTCATGTGGATCATGAAGGGACATCAGTGGCATCTATAAGAGACAACCGGTCCAAAAAATAAAGAACCCCTGTGGAGTAGCTCGAGAACCCAGGCTCTATCCGAGAGCGAGGATACAGCCGGTCCCGTCTCCACTGCAGAATTAAAGGCGAACTACACTACTAATAGGTTAAAGGGCAGAATaatggacaaaaacaaaaaacaaatcagatcTCAAAGCGTCAGAATTGTGCATCaagactgcaaaaaaaatcagtctttgaaaataaaaatatcttaaaaatctgtaaattcagcttaacatttttctttattaaactgttttacAATAAATATGAGAAATAAACCTAtttgtagatattttttttttgctaaaatcAAGCTTGAAATTGTTTTACAACAAACctttgtgtgttagtgttaggaatgtgagaaacacacacacacacacgcacggtgAAGCATCAGGGTGAGGTTTATAAAGccgagtgtgtgattagtgcAGCTGTCAGGAATCACTGAGTCATGCCTGGATTTATATATAACTCACAAAGCGAGTCGGCTGTCAATAAGCAATGTtgggtgcaaaagtttgtgcacccttaACACAAAGTGCAGGAGATTTGTCATTTATAAATGTCGTTTTTTTTAAGCGTGTCGTATTTTACGGATGTTTGATTAACTGAGACGGCAAAAAATGTCAAGTTGTGGATGTTAATGTTGAAGTCAGACAATCAAAGTGATGcttgtgcaaaagtttacaccccccccaccccccacccccagtgtttcaaatgttaaatgtttgcATTAATTATGActgatgtctgtgtgtgtgtgtgtgtgtgtgtgtgtgtgtgtgtggttttttttttttttttttttctttttattgatGATCGCTGCAGGTTTATGAACCCTCTCGGCATGATCCTGGGTAGTGTCGTGGTGTCGTTGGTGTTCATGGGGTCGGTGTGGGCCGGAGAGAACAAGGCGGTGATCAAGAACTTCAAGAAGAACCATCCGTCGCTGTTCGTCATCGCCGTTCTGGGAGCCAGTTACTTCCTGCTGTCTCTGTGTGGCGGCGTGATGGTGTTCATCTTCGGCATCACTTTCCCACTGCTCTGTGAGTCGAAACACCTTCACCGTCATCTGTTCACATGCAGCCTGAGGAGCCCGAGAGCAATCACACTCACTGCGTTGTCTCACTAACATCCCTTTAAACTTCCATGTTCAGTAGGAATGGGAAGAACGTCCAAATGCAGTGCAGTATTAGTACATTATCCTTTTTGTAAATTTACTCAAACTCGGGTGTAAAATCTATAACGGAGATTTTTAACAGAGTGAGTATATATGCGTATAAAGATCTGCCGACTTTTAACTATTTTGCGTCGGAGCGTCGCATTTTAACATCGGTGTACGCCGGTATGTGTAAGAGCAggcttctttcttcttttttttttttttacccacaaATGGCCGATGAGCCAATCAACGCATGATTCTAGAATGACTGACAGTTGCGCGGGTGTTTTGAACTCGACTGTATTAACTGACCACCTGGAAGCCCCGCCTCCAACATTCAGATTTGTTCTGAATCTGCAATCAGGATGAATTATTACTGGATTAGTAGTAAGGTGAATTATTTTTGGGATCTGCAATCGGGATGAATTTGTTCAGGATTTGCAATCGGGGCACATTTGTTTAGGAATTGTAGTCATGATGAATGTTTTTGGAATCTGCAGATTTGCTCTTGCGATTAAATTGTTCGTAATCTGTGACCGGGATGAATTTGTTTGGGTTGACAATCTGCATGTAAGCACATGTCTAGACTCTTCTAGCGTTGATGATCATAATATTCGTTTTCTTGTGTCTCGGCCACAAACCGTCTGAAATTCCACAACCGTGTTTTAATAGTCCGTTCGGTCACACCTGAAGGCGAGGCTGGAAAACAAAGTACTCAGGAGGGGACAGTTGTGTCTGCTGTCTTTAAATCTCTGTGGTTGTTGCTGTAGAGCTTCATGAGGATGACGGGCGTGGTCTTCAGTGTAAACTCCAACTCTGACAGTGAAGGTTTGATGAATCTGAGTCACTCGCAGAACGTGGTTCCTTAATCCTGAGTATATTCTCAGTGAACACGTTCTGCAGGTCGCAGTGTGAAGAACAGCCGGATTTTGCCTTGTTTTTCTGCTTGTTGCTAAGCTGCGAACCCCTGTTTCCTCCCCGCACCAGATCCATTTTTAGCGCTCGCCGGTTAAACTCGCTGCACAGATATTTGGCTCGGTTTAAACTGAAGCTGTCCATCGCTCCAGAGGCTTAAAATGTGcatgaaaacaatcaaattggtTTTAGAGCTTTGTGTACTGACGCTATAGTCTCCTAACGTTATAGATTTAAAACAGTTTACACgcagaaatgttttgttggTGTCATTTATGCTGAACTTGAACTTTTTGGGCTTAAATAAGCTCCGCCTCTTTATTCAAATTGTGGTTATCAGTAGAGAGGCCTGACTTCTGCCTAAATTCAGCAATTTTTCCTTGAAAACTAATTTTATACgcaaaatatataacattttaattttatattattaaacgGTGATCAGTTGTTTGGGTCTTACTCAGTGCTCAAGAAACGACTAAAAATGGCAGAGGACTGTCGTTACAcctttttatacttttataccTTTCCCCTTGTTAAAATTTTCCCCACTAAAACTATGAATATGCACGAGTATGTAAATTAGACACACCTCCGTGTCCTCCTGTCATTCTGTTTAGCTAGctcagaaataaatacatgtaaatataaaagacaaaaaaaacaggttgaGGAATTGTAATATCTCATTTGATGGCTGATGAACATCCAccatgaattattattaaactattaaattcttttttttttttttttttgcattccgAGCTGCTGTAATTCCCAGATGACTGATCGTCTTGactttttgtctttctctccgCAGTGATCCTGATCCACGCCTCGCTCCGTCTGCGCAGCATGAAGAACAAGCTGGAGAATAAGGTAGAAAGTGTGGGACTGAAGAAGACTCCCATGGGTGTGATCTTGGACCTGCTGGATCAGCAGGAGGAGAAAATCAACAAGATCCAGGATTTCATCGAGAGCAAGCTGAAGGACTGAGCGACGGGACGGATCCGATCCGATCCGAACCAATCCGAGTTTCTCCTCCTGATCCGTTACTTATCTAGCACTGTTACACCCAAATATTTCCGTCGCTTTCCTTCAGCAGCCATGATGTTTACGTTTAAATTCCTCCGAAGGTCCTGAAGGGCCGCAGCACTGAcacctttttccttttctagcACAAACCTCTCCCCGTTACGTTCGGACGCCGCGTGTTTCAGATTCGGAACATGTTTCAGCGCTTCTGCTGAGGAAAACATGGCCGTCTCCTCAATGTGGGAAATCATAGACTTTATCAAACATCATTAaaagcaatattttatttaacgtAAACGTATTTTTACAACCGTAGCATCGAACACCTCCTGTTTTCCTAATTCTCTATTTCGAAAAGGCAACGACTTCTTTCCTGCAGTGTTACGCACAAACCTCCACTTATActacaaaatattacaataagcTATGAAATAAGCTTTTCTTTCATAAGTTatcattcaaaataaaaaaaaaaacattgcagcaagcttttatttaaaaaaaatcaaatacaaaaacaGCATTGTACTCTTTTTCCGccaaaaaaagtttaaaaacatttcaaaataccacccccccccccaaaaaaagaagtTCAAAttccaaatattaaaaaatctaaatatttaaaaacattgttaCAAGCCCacaaaaattaaaatacatcattccaaAATTCCCAAACAAAAGTTTGAAACAGGGTTACTATGATTTTCCCCCAAAAGgttcaaataaaaaaaccaTTGTTTAGAAGtttgttttccaaaaaaaatcacaattcaAAAATTCAGAAACATTAGTACAAGCTTTGTTTCTCAAAAAAGTTTGCCGCAAAAATTCCAAGTCATTGTTACGAGTATTTCCCCCAGACAAGCTGTAATTATGAAACTAAGCAAAACTAAAAATTATTACcagtaaaaaaaagttataattaaaagtttaatttttttaaaaaaaagttacactttaaaataagaaaaatcaacagtattgttgcttttttttttgtcagtaaaAATGAAGGAACGCGAGTGATGCTTACTGTTCGCTGTGGAGACGTCTAACCCGACTGCCTTTCTGTCTGGGAATTCCGACTTCATAATTTCATAGTCatctttatatttattgattttttttactttattttacattgtGAGTAAACTAACTGCAGCATGAAGCCTGGATCATTAGCCTCGGGGTTTAACTTAAACGAGGTGAAACTCGGAACCCGGCAGTGACGCGGCTCTTCACGTCCCTCGACTCGTTTCGTGCGTCTTGTATTGGGATCGGATCAGATTTTAACCACATGCCTTTACGCGGAGAGTCAAATCCGTCTCCGATTGGTCCGATTGAAGTCTGATCAAGTGTTAATATGCAAGTGAGTTAATTACGCTCGATCGCTAGTTTTCCACTCTTTGTGgttatgaattaattaattaattaataattgcATGACATTCTCATAAGACACCTTAACCTCCTTGAAGACGTGTGCGGCTGTAATGAAGTTTCGCTTGTGACGTGGCTTCATGTCTCAGACCTGGGAATTGCGTTCACACCTACATGTTTATGCAGATTATTCCAATCCGGATTGTCCCGAAATGTGTGTCGTGTCAAAACAGAACAACGGCCGAGTGTACACAGCATCTCGGATGAGTCGTGTATTCTGATCTGTTACGAAAGCTTTAATACGAATATTgcgtttattttttattttcattgcttGTATGTAGGTGTCTGTATCGTGAATTCGCACGGCAGGCTAACCGCTACTGTATATGCTAGTTTACCTTTCCTTTGTCTATGCactttttattaactttttttgaACATGTATATTCGTGTCATAGAGGCCCAGAATGAGAATAATGATGgagaacaaaaaggaaaaaaaagcactttagATTAAAAGAttgaaaagttgttttttttttttcttttcattattacCCTAAATCTTGAACTTGCTTGTTGTGATGAATGTTACTAGTTTTTggagatgaaaaataaaaaagctgcaCATTTGCACACACTACATGTTAAAGTGCACTCACAGTGGTATGTTGTGTAAAATTCAAACCGTCTATACTTTATCCACAGCAAAGCCAAATGCAATCCAATCATAAACGTTCTGCTCTTTTGGCAGttttgggatttgaactcacaaccttctggtcaCTAGAGCAGGATTTAACCACTACTAATTTACAGTCTTTATACCGCTACCTCAGAGAAGGATCAACAAAACCTCCAACAGCTCAAATGAATCGACTGAATCGAAAAAACTCAAATGAATCATAAAACTCAAACGAATAAAACAACTCAAATGAATCATATCCCATGCTTACAATCGAATCTGGAATTCTGTTGCATTTCATCGAATATTTCTTCGCGAGCTCAGTTCTCTAAACACATCACATTATCATAATCACAATCGCCATGATCACTCATGAAGGTGTTAAACGATTCTCATGCTGACATGCTGAATGTGTGAGGGGataaaaaaaagactcattTCTTAGCTATGCAATGAATATATAACGACAGCTTTGCATATTCGAAAGAATTTCCCTTAATATCACTTTATTTCTCTaaataaggatttttttttctttacatcacATGCACTATTAATGTTCCTCAAACCAAACTGCTTTTACAATCTATTgtcatatttattgtttataaaatCGTGCATCtatgcatttaaaatggactaCGCCTCCGTTATAACCTTCATCTGTCTTCATTTTGTCGTTCGCAGACGCAGAGTTAATAAAAGTTAAATGGACTGAAATCTGTGCACTTCTGTGTGGAAGTTGTTTT harbors:
- the LOC108276332 gene encoding bifunctional apoptosis regulator, whose product is MADVRHNPTDCRVDIAGFDEDDDDYSDDDDDAKANGISLPEVTCLCCYDVLLDPTTLSCGHSFCRHCLAMWVLSSRKTTCPTCRRIWHGFPKVNISFRDLVEKHFQADVARRRQNIMADPRVVRSLQVLQQAERVTRCRATPPPVQWYPWLGPRGFLSGVLITLTFAAVVFLVYHWRAGDMKVERLVKKPLGAWTPDEVAMWMENLGAWTSPYRHIFFKEQVNGRLLNALGEQDMLKPPYGIENELHRRALLKEVLLVQELGFKRPQNLWEYKAVNGGKSLFLLFTMTDSPRLTILYMYFFDYYDSFLPFIHVSCPSAQKNSSGDDLPFRNLDSPDWRQWLSFTVQFCLLPYQLIYDFVWDWQDVHYWTSRIIMWHCFTLTLREGQILWRLRSHIHLRTILTMFFCHVCIIGATCFTGLLFWNILHQFFWDCLFYWALYFLPLGSTIMVLCPFIRELCPNLYNQQ
- the arl6ip5b gene encoding ADP-ribosylation factor-like 6 interacting protein 5b — protein: MAAGMELAPFRQWGDFFPGADRFAKPDMKDLTKWNNRVISNLLYFQTNYFAVVIVVFLLVGFMNPLGMILGSVVVSLVFMGSVWAGENKAVIKNFKKNHPSLFVIAVLGASYFLLSLCGGVMVFIFGITFPLLLILIHASLRLRSMKNKLENKVESVGLKKTPMGVILDLLDQQEEKINKIQDFIESKLKD